AACTCGGTTACCCGTTTGTCGCTCTGCTGAATGGCGTTAATGTAGCCTTCCCAGTTGCCGGCGTGCCCTTGGGTGTCCGGTTCCCTTAGGTTAATGAGCACCAGGCGCGGTTTGTGTTTGGTTAACAGTTGCCGGGCAACGCGCAGCGTGGTAGTGTCATCGCGGTACCCGGTACCCAGGCCCTTTACCCCGCAGTTTGCGGCCGGGGCGAAACCGGCGGCCGCATCCGTGCTTTTGGTGCGGGCCAGAATCTCCAATTTGTCCTTGCTGGTAATGATCCAGGCATCGGTGGCCGGGGCGCCGGTGTGCTGGCGGTAATAATGGAAAACAGAAGGCAAATCCGGAAGCTCGGTGCCGTCATTGCTCATGTTCTGGTGGTGCCCCGTGGTCAGCGCCACGTGGCCTGGGTTGGTAAGCGTGACGCCCTTGTTGTAAAACGCCGGATAAAAGGCCCCATTGGGTACCAGATCCCGGGCCATGTTGGGCACGTTCTTATGCGTAGGGTCTCCCCAGGAATCTGCATATCGCACGCCGTCTATTACCACCACTACCACATTCTGGGCAGCCGGCCCAGCAAGTGTTGAGGCCGACGCCTGTAAGGTAGGGTAGGAGGAAGACTGGCAAGCGGCCAGGGCCACCACGGCAATAGCCAGCTGCAGAAAAGGTCTCAAAGCGATGCTTCTCATAAGAGTAAGGGAGGTTAGGGGTACAGGAGGTACTTAGACCTAACCTTTTTGAAATAGTTTAATTCATCTGCCCAGGAGGCGATGATGGCTTGCGGGGCATCGCCGGCCTGCAGGCGCTTGCGGGTCACGTCTGTTTTCCAGAGGCCGTCCAGCCGAACGGGTTTCCATTCCAGCTGCGTAGGGTAAAGGGTCTTGAGCGCGTGCATAATGTAGACCGTGGCCTCAGCCGACTCAAACTTGCTGCGGTCGGTGACAATGACCTGGACGGCGGGGCAGGTCTGGCCGACAAACTTGGGCGGGTAAATGCGTATGCCGTCTACTACGCTGTCTGGTTTGAACTGCGCAGCTTTAAAGGTCACCCCGGCCAGTTTATAACTGTTCAACTGGCGGGCCAGTTTCTCACTGTCTACCCAGGGCGCGCCAATAAACTCAAAAGGCTGCATAGTGCCGCGGCCCTCAGAAAGGTTGGTGCCTTCCAGAATACAGGTGGCAGGGTATAGGGTGGCGGTAGTGAGGTTGATCATATTAGGCGAGGGCTTTACCCAGGGCAGGCCGGTCTGGTCAAACCACAGGCTACGCTTGTAATGTTGCATGGGCACCACAATGAGTTCGGCCTTAGGTAGTTTTTTGAGAGCCCGCTCGCCGTTGAACATGCGTGCCAGTTCGCCTATGGTCATTCCGTGGGTGATGGGCAAATAGTTGGGGCCTATCACGGGTTGTTTGGCATTGGTGCCCACGCCCCCGTCCACGTACAGGCCGGTAATGGGGTTGGGCCGGTCCAGGACAATGATCTGCTTTTTGTTTTCGGCGGCCGCCTCTAGTAAGGAAGCCATGGTGGCAATGTAGGTATAGTAGCGGGCGCCCACATCCTGGATATCAAAAATAAGCACATCCACGTCTTTCAGCATCTCAGCCGTAGGCTTGCGCACTTTCCCATACAAGGAGATGACTTTGAGGCCGGTTTTAGGGTCCATATCATCGGCTACGTGCGTGTCTGCCTCACCCCTGATGCCGTGCTCCGGGCTGAAGAGTTTCACCACCTTCATGTCTGAGCGCTGGTGCAGCAGGTCCACAATGTGGCCTTTGTCAGGCATGAGGCCAGTATGGTTGGTAAGGATGGCCAGCCTCTTGTTCTGGATGTACGGGAGGAACTCTGGGGTGATCAGCCGCTCAATGCCAATGACCACGCGGGCAGCAGAAGGGGCGGGTTTGGTTTTATTAGCCTGGGCGAAAGCGTTTAGGCAGAGAACCGAAAAAAGCACCAACAGGAAAAGGGGTCGGAAAGGGGAGGATGTCTTCATGCCTACAATATACACAAGTTGCGAAGCCCCTCTTGTTGTAGACTGCTGTTTTAGGCCAGTTTTTGAAAAAAGAGACTTAGCGCAAGGTATAGCTACAGAGCGTGACAGTAATACCTGGGCTTAGTTACTGTAGAGCAACAGCTTTTCTTTATTGCCCGGGAAGCTGAAGGTTTTTCTGAATACCAAGCCAATTTTCTCTAGCAGTTGGATGGAGTTCTTGTTGTAGGGCATGGTGATGGCTGATATTTTGGTTAGTTTCAACTGGTTTTGGGCATAGGCTAAGGTGGCGCTGGCTATCTCGTAGCCGTAACCTTTGCCCATGAAATCAGGCAGCAACGCAAAGCCAATGTCTGGGGTGTCCAGGTTCTCACGGTTAATGATACCGCACAGCCCTATGGGTTTCTGGTCTTCCTTGCGGGCCACCAATGATGGCCCGTATCCATGCTGCTCGTAGCTTTTCAGGGGGCCATTAGTCAGGTAGAACCTGGCCTGGTCTTGGGTTTGTATGTTTTTGTCGCCAATGTACTGCAACCACCCTGGGCTGTTCACCAACTCTATGATAAAAGGCGCGTCTTCCAAGGAGAATTCTCTTAGGGTCAGGCGGTCGGTTTCCAGGATATAGGTCATAAAGCGCAGAGCAAAATACAAAGTAAGAAAGTTAAGGAAAAAGGATTTTGCTTCTAAGAACTTGTTTAAATTTCTGTTTTGCTCGCGAAAAAGGCCTGAGTAAGGTTCTGCGGAAGCGTTTTTAGAAACGCATAACAGCGCTATGGGGCAATAAAAAGGGGAATGTAGGTTCTTGATATGGAATTTTGCAGCGCAATAGAGAAATTTAAACATGCTCTAAAGCTGAACCTGCAAAGTTTTTAGAAATTAATCCTCGCAATACTTTATGCTTATGGAGTTGTTTGTAAG
This Rufibacter radiotolerans DNA region includes the following protein-coding sequences:
- a CDS encoding sulfatase-like hydrolase/transferase, with the protein product MRSIALRPFLQLAIAVVALAACQSSSYPTLQASASTLAGPAAQNVVVVVIDGVRYADSWGDPTHKNVPNMARDLVPNGAFYPAFYNKGVTLTNPGHVALTTGHHQNMSNDGTELPDLPSVFHYYRQHTGAPATDAWIITSKDKLEILARTKSTDAAAGFAPAANCGVKGLGTGYRDDTTTLRVARQLLTKHKPRLVLINLREPDTQGHAGNWEGYINAIQQSDKRVTEFWKWLQTQPHYKNTTTLFITNDHGRHTGAGMRFKNHGDNCEGCRKISLLVLGPKVKAGEQPTQSRSQVDVTATIAQLLQVPMPKRDGEPMNELFR
- a CDS encoding GNAT family N-acetyltransferase, which produces MTYILETDRLTLREFSLEDAPFIIELVNSPGWLQYIGDKNIQTQDQARFYLTNGPLKSYEQHGYGPSLVARKEDQKPIGLCGIINRENLDTPDIGFALLPDFMGKGYGYEIASATLAYAQNQLKLTKISAITMPYNKNSIQLLEKIGLVFRKTFSFPGNKEKLLLYSN
- a CDS encoding exo-beta-N-acetylmuramidase NamZ family protein gives rise to the protein MKTSSPFRPLFLLVLFSVLCLNAFAQANKTKPAPSAARVVIGIERLITPEFLPYIQNKRLAILTNHTGLMPDKGHIVDLLHQRSDMKVVKLFSPEHGIRGEADTHVADDMDPKTGLKVISLYGKVRKPTAEMLKDVDVLIFDIQDVGARYYTYIATMASLLEAAAENKKQIIVLDRPNPITGLYVDGGVGTNAKQPVIGPNYLPITHGMTIGELARMFNGERALKKLPKAELIVVPMQHYKRSLWFDQTGLPWVKPSPNMINLTTATLYPATCILEGTNLSEGRGTMQPFEFIGAPWVDSEKLARQLNSYKLAGVTFKAAQFKPDSVVDGIRIYPPKFVGQTCPAVQVIVTDRSKFESAEATVYIMHALKTLYPTQLEWKPVRLDGLWKTDVTRKRLQAGDAPQAIIASWADELNYFKKVRSKYLLYP